One Frankia alni ACN14a DNA window includes the following coding sequences:
- the moeZ gene encoding adenylyltransferase/sulfurtransferase MoeZ — protein sequence MSLPPLVDPAEGLTVDEVRRYSRHLIIPDVAMDGQKRLKNARVLAVGAGGLGSPTLMYLAAAGVGTLGIVEFDTVDESNLQRQIIHGQSDVGRSKAESARDSVLNINPYVNVVLHETRLDTSNVMEIFSQYDLIVDGTDNFATRYLVNDAAVLLGKPYVWGSIYRFDGQASVFWADHGPCYRCLYPEPPPPGMVPSCAEGGVLGVLCASIASIQTTEAIKLLTGIGDPLVGRLMVYDALEMTYRAIKVRKDPECPLCGKNPTITELIDYEAFCGVVSEEAQLAAAGSTITASELKGWLDAGEPIELVDVREPAEWEIVRIPGARLIPKGDLPAHLAELPQDRRVVVYCKSGVRSAEALATLKGAGFSSAVHVQGGVTAWATQVDKSLPVY from the coding sequence GAAGCGGCTGAAGAACGCCAGGGTGCTGGCGGTCGGCGCCGGCGGGCTCGGCTCACCGACCCTGATGTACCTGGCGGCCGCGGGCGTCGGAACGCTCGGCATCGTCGAGTTCGACACCGTCGACGAGTCGAACCTGCAGCGCCAGATCATCCATGGCCAGTCCGACGTCGGCCGGTCGAAGGCCGAATCGGCGCGGGACTCGGTCCTCAACATCAACCCGTACGTCAACGTGGTCCTGCACGAGACCCGGCTGGATACCTCCAACGTGATGGAGATCTTCAGCCAGTACGACCTCATCGTCGACGGGACCGACAACTTCGCCACCCGGTACCTGGTCAACGACGCGGCCGTCCTGCTCGGCAAGCCGTACGTCTGGGGCTCGATCTACCGGTTCGACGGCCAGGCCAGCGTCTTCTGGGCGGACCACGGTCCGTGCTACCGCTGCCTCTACCCGGAGCCCCCGCCCCCCGGGATGGTCCCGTCCTGCGCCGAGGGCGGCGTGCTCGGCGTGCTGTGCGCGTCGATCGCGTCCATCCAGACCACCGAGGCGATCAAGCTGCTGACCGGGATCGGCGACCCGCTGGTCGGCCGGCTGATGGTCTACGACGCCCTCGAGATGACCTACCGGGCGATCAAGGTCCGCAAGGACCCGGAGTGCCCGCTCTGCGGGAAGAACCCGACGATCACCGAGCTGATCGACTACGAGGCGTTCTGCGGCGTCGTCTCCGAGGAGGCCCAGCTCGCGGCCGCCGGTTCGACGATCACCGCGAGCGAGCTCAAGGGCTGGCTGGACGCCGGCGAGCCGATCGAGCTGGTCGACGTGCGCGAGCCGGCGGAGTGGGAGATCGTCCGGATCCCCGGCGCCCGGCTGATCCCGAAGGGCGACCTGCCGGCCCACCTGGCCGAGCTGCCCCAGGACCGGCGGGTGGTCGTCTACTGCAAGTCCGGGGTGCGCTCCGCCGAGGCGCTCGCGACGCTCAAGGGCGCGGGGTTCTCCTCGGCCGTGCACGTCCAGGGCGGCGTGACGGCCTGGGCCACCCAGGTCGACAAGTCCCTGCCGGTCTACTGA
- a CDS encoding SDR family NAD(P)-dependent oxidoreductase, translated as MTECSGKVALVTGAGSGIGAACAHRLASAGAQVVVTDRHPDGVKEVAAQIERDGGAAIALEADVTDPDALERAVQAAVGTFGRLDLAVNNAGVTAGREPVGTTPAEDWQRVLDVNLSGVFYSMRAEITAMLHGGGGGSIVNMASVFGTVGFAGSAPYVAAKHGVIGLTRTAALEYATRRIRVNAVAPGFVDTPLLHVDGRRQRGAALLAPIQRLGTAEEVAEVAVFLLSDRASLVTGSVYLADGGLSAR; from the coding sequence ATGACCGAATGCAGCGGCAAAGTTGCGCTGGTGACCGGGGCGGGATCGGGCATAGGCGCCGCCTGCGCCCACCGCCTGGCGAGCGCTGGCGCCCAGGTTGTCGTCACGGATCGCCATCCGGACGGCGTCAAGGAGGTGGCGGCGCAGATCGAGCGGGACGGCGGGGCCGCGATCGCGCTGGAGGCCGACGTCACCGATCCCGACGCGCTCGAACGGGCGGTGCAGGCCGCGGTCGGCACCTTCGGGCGGCTCGATCTGGCGGTGAACAACGCCGGCGTCACGGCCGGGCGTGAGCCGGTCGGGACCACTCCCGCCGAGGACTGGCAGCGGGTGCTCGACGTGAACCTGTCCGGGGTCTTCTACAGCATGCGGGCCGAGATCACGGCGATGCTGCACGGCGGCGGCGGCGGCTCGATCGTCAACATGGCCTCGGTGTTCGGCACGGTCGGCTTCGCCGGGTCCGCGCCGTACGTCGCCGCCAAGCACGGCGTGATCGGGCTGACCAGGACCGCGGCCCTGGAGTACGCGACGCGGCGGATCCGGGTCAACGCGGTCGCGCCCGGCTTCGTCGACACCCCGCTGCTGCACGTCGACGGCCGCCGCCAGCGCGGCGCAGCGCTGCTGGCACCGATCCAGCGGCTCGGCACCGCCGAGGAGGTCGCCGAGGTGGCCGTGTTCCTGCTCTCCGACCGGGCGTCGCTGGTCACCGGCAGCGTCTACCTCGCCGACGGCGGCCTGTCCGCCCGTTGA
- a CDS encoding MGMT family protein, with protein MSRPRGRRDAPPASVSAGLGTRIRLGGAEPSPHAAEVLDAVARIPAGKVMTYGDVAEYVGAGTGRTVGAALSRYADDDLPWHRVIRASGEPNPAAPAEALRRLAVDRTPLSANGERVDLAAARWDGRPAADQRADRPPSAR; from the coding sequence GTGAGCCGGCCACGCGGCCGGCGCGACGCGCCGCCGGCGAGCGTGTCCGCCGGGCTCGGCACCCGGATCCGCCTCGGCGGGGCCGAGCCGAGCCCGCACGCGGCCGAGGTGCTCGACGCGGTGGCCCGGATCCCGGCGGGCAAGGTGATGACCTACGGCGACGTCGCCGAGTACGTCGGCGCGGGCACCGGCCGGACCGTCGGTGCGGCGCTGTCCCGCTACGCGGACGACGACCTGCCGTGGCACCGGGTCATCCGGGCGAGCGGCGAGCCGAACCCGGCCGCGCCGGCCGAGGCACTGCGCCGGCTCGCCGTCGACCGCACCCCGCTGTCGGCGAACGGCGAACGAGTAGACCTCGCCGCCGCCCGCTGGGACGGCCGCCCGGCTGCTGATCAACGGGCGGACAGGCCGCCGTCGGCGAGGTAG